TTATCTAGTTAACTCACTCCTGTAACTTAGCTAATGTCATTGGTGCCTTGCAAGGTTGAAAAGATGCGAGTGACTCGTCCATTTGGTTCATCTTGGGACTGTCAGTTCAGCAGCAAACCGGTGTCTGTCTTGTCTGGGTATTTGGCTAACGTTAACTACTTTGCCTGCTGCAAATTACAAACGTTATTATGCAACCACGTAACGTTGAGTTTTTAAAGACTCCTTTATGTGTCATGCTCATTGTCATTCCTACTTACTAGTTATTTGTTCACGAGCTAGCTTGGACATTGAACGTCGTTGTGTCCTCCGTCATCAAATTACGTAACTAGCGGTTACTAGGCCCGAGAAGTTGCCAAGGTCGTAGCAAGGGGAGGCTTCATCCTGTGTTTAGCTGAGGCCTAGCGAGAACCAATCTAGTGCTGAGGAGGCGCGTCGTTATGGTGAATGGAATGTGGAAAGGCAAAGTGCTTGGTGCTGATGACAACGTTGCCTAGCTTGCTTGCTTGTCGACATGATTTTAGCTACTATTAGCTGTGTATCCACAATGTTGCCAACATTGAATTACTATGACTGGTATTGTTAGTGGTGTTGGCTTATTTAGTTGACCTAGTTGGCTAAAGACATTGAATGCTTGAAGCATACCTGTTACACTTTTATTGATACAGGTAGGCCTTGTCCTCTATCTTTGTCATTAAACTGCTGTTTCCTTTTCTCTTCAAAAATATTGTATGAAGACTTGGCTTTTGATGTGTTTGTGAATACAGGTGCAACATGCTAGCAAACAGATCACCGTTGACAAGCAGTACAAGGGTATCATGGATTGCGTCGTCCGTATCCCCAAGGAGCAGGGCTTCCTGTCGTTCTGGAGAGGTAACTTGGCCAACGTCATCAGATACTTCCCCACCCAGGCCCTCAACTTTGCATTCAAGGACAAATACAAGCAAATCTTCCTGGATGGTGTGGACAAGAAACAGTTCTGGAGGTACTTCGCTGGTAACCTGGCCTCTGGCGGTGCTGCTGGCGCTACCTCCCTTTGTTTTGTGTACCCACTCGACTTTGCCAGAACCCGACTGGCTGCTGATGTCGGCAAGGCCGGTGCTGGGCGTGAGTTCAACGGCCTGGGCGACTGCTTGAAGAAGATCTACAAGGCAGATGGTCTGAAGGGCCTGTACCAGGGATTCTCCGTGTCGGTCCAGGGCATCATAATCTACAGGGCATCTTACTTTGGTGTCTATGACACAGCCAAGGGTGAGTCAATGGACTGCTCTGAGCAAAGGCCTCATTCCTCATGTCTGAGAAGAACTGCAAGTGTGTTTGTTTCACAAATCTTAAAGCCTGTTTTAATCTGCTTGGTTTCTCTGTAGGCATGCTGCCAGATCCCAAGAACGCAAGCATCTTGGTCAGCTGGGCCATCGCTCAGTCTGTGACTGCAGTTGCTGGTCTTACATCCTACCCCTTCGATACCGTCCGTCGCCGTATGATGATGCAGTCTGGACGTAAAGGAGGTCATTTAACTTTTGAACACTTGTCTGTATTTTAGTTTAAAGTTATTTATTCACTGTCATGCTATTCACCAACAGTGGGCAACTGCTTGAGAAACATTCAGCCAAGGCAGAGTTATGACCTGTTGCTTCTGTTTTGCAGGTGACATTATGTACACTGGCACCATTGACTGTTGGAAGAAGATTGCGAAGGATGAGGGCGGCAAAGCCTTCTTCAAAGGAGCCTGGTCCAATGTTCTCCGAGGCATGGGTGGTGCCTTCGTGCTGGTCTTGTACGATGAGTTGAAGAAGGTCCTCTAAACTGTTTTTAGATGTCTCCCCATAAATGTTTAAACTGTAACATAACTTGTACATTTGGAAGGACTGGCAAATTCCGCCTTATTTATAGGGACCAACTAGTATGTTTGCTAGTTGTACTGGAGAAATTGGTTTTGCGCTTTTAATTTGCCCAATGTTTTTGTTTTCCCCCCCAGAATGTCATtcccattaaaaaaaaaagttactaTGCCAGGTCTTCAAATGTCAACCTGTTTCATCCGGATGGCCTGTTTCTAGTCAATACTGTAAAAATAAAGGCAACCTACTGAATGAACCTACAATGAGCTTTCCACTTGGTTTGTGTTTCTTTGGCAGTAGCATCACTGAATGGCATGTAGTGTTACTCCTGGATTCTCCCTGGTGTggtttctcttgagagccagctGGTGTCTTATTCATTGAGGTGTAATCTTAAGAGCTGGGTTGTCCTTGACAGTTATGGTTGGGCTCCAGCCAAAGTCAGCTGACTGGCGCTTGGACTGGGTGGGTGTAATCTATAAACTGGTGATAAGGTTCTAAACATGGATGGTGAGAAAAAAACTGCTACAGAATCTTGTGGCATGAAGTTGATGGCTTGTTCTTACCTGGCTCAAAATACATGAGCAGAATTTACTCAAGGTAACTGACATCCACTTCTGAGAGGAATGCTAGGATTATCTGTTGTGAAGTGGATTACTTCAGGCTTCTAAATATACTCTTCGTTCTCTCAAGCTGGGTGCTGGACCGTTACCTGTATGCGGAGCCAACTGTTTATAAAATGACAATCCTGCTCAAAGATTGACGTTGAACTTGAGTTTGACTGGGTGCCAATCTACACTGCTCCAGCAAATAGACTGTAGAGAAGCAAACTCAATTCTCCCTTTTAGAGTAGTTAGCTGAACATCAGAATAAAGTACTAGGAAATAGTGGGTGCTGACATGTTAAATCTGAGACTCGATCCTGCATTAGTGGCATTGCTGAGAAATTCCTCCAGATCGCAGCAGCTGTTAAATGGAAGCCTATCCAAGCTCATGTCATCAAGAAGTCAGAATGCGCCTTAACGGTGTAGTTGTGAAAAGTTAAGACTTCGGTACATCAGTGTTGGCTGCAATATCCGGTTGTAATCCCATCCTTGGGCTACTTTCACCAGCTAATGTCAACTACCGGAGTAGGCAGGCCAATGTCATGCTCTTTGTAGACATGGTATTTGTCTACAATGTTCTTCAATGGAGGACACTCTTAATTTAGCTCTGTGCCTCTCAGATTACACATGATTTACCCAGCAGGGTATGGAGTACCTAATCTTCATTGGGCTGATGGGAGTTAGGAAGTCATCCTTGGCATCAGCATTGCTTTAGTGACACACCAAATATGGTCCTGACTGGTGGTAACTTCAGGTGTTTCAGCATGCTCTTTCCACTTCTGCATCATTACAGCTGAACTAGGAGGCATATGTGAGTTGCTTAGGTAACACCCATTTGAGGTCATTGGTGAGAGCTCAGATAAGCATGCTTTGAGTAGTACCACACCTTTGGACTTCTAAACTTTAGTGTCTTATGGTCTATTGCAGATTGAAAGCGAACCACACTAACACCAATATTACAATTACTCGCAGCATGGGCTGTTATGTAAGAGGCAGATTATTGCAGTGAGGTTATTTACAGGTGAAACTGGTTTGATCTGCCCTTAACTGGTGTCAACCTAATGTCAAAGAACAGAGCCTGCTGATGGATCACGTGGTTTTAGCATATACTCTGCTGCGGTTTCATAATCCTTTCTTGCTGAATGACGTCATTTACTTCTCTGCTCGTCACTGAAATGAAAGGAATGTGATTATGGAACCGCAGCATTGGTTTCAAATCAGAtcgatatattttttaaaatctataTATATCCAATTAGCTGCTTCACTACAGCACCTTAGACTTAAGTAAATACATCTAAAAACATGAGAGAAACACTGGATAAGAGCCAGGAAGTGCTCATTTAGGCTACTTAGTTCATATTTTAATTATACTCCATATTTAAAATGGCATTTTGAATGTTAAACATCACGTAGGATCTGAACGACTTTTTATGCACCGTTTTACCATTGCCAGTATGGTTTATGGTTACCTGCCAGCTCATCGAAATGCAGCGAGTGCCCTCATGTGGTGATTCTGTTATTTGCGTTTTATCTATTCCCTTTACACACTGTTGGTAGAGTGGGTCACCAACAACAAAATCGTCAATGGAGCAAAAGCATTCCTTGACATTTCGCATTTTATTTCTATGATAAATCTATAGCCCTCAAATGAAATTCCTTGAGAGCAATTTTTTGGTTTTCAAATTTATATCATTTTACAAAGTCATGACAAAACAATGGTCTTTAGTTTTTGGGTTATGATAAAGAGTTGTGCTAGTGAGGTATCTTATTGAGAAAGGTATAGTTAGTGTGTAACAGATTCCCAGGATTTGGTATGCTTAATGCGGCCATTAAGCATACCAAATTTTTAAAACCATGCCAACTTTGGTTGGCCTGGTGATCAGTGGCCTCCTTTCAGGTTTCCGGGAAGCTGCACTTGTACAACTGTTCATTTAGCCATAACATCTAATTGTTTTCATAGGTCAGATCAGTACCCAGTTCAGGCTGCACATCCTGAACAGTCTCAGATCTCTGTTTGGCATTACACTTGCAATTTGTGGTTAATTAAACAAAAATACAGCACAGGCTTGGATCCACCAAGGGGGGAAAAAAGTGTCATTATGGTCGTAATATCCAATTAACTTTAAAACATTGATGGGAAAACATaaggattttttttttgggggggaacaAAGATGTTATCACCCTGTATGTGAATGTACTACTTACTAGACATGGATTTATATGGTACTACAGCCTAACTGAGGTCAAATCTGATTTATTGGATATTTGGTTCTCTCGTCAATAGCTATTGAACCAAGCATGCCATGACTATGAAGATGGTATTTTCTGAATCGGGTGGATGGAGAACAATCCACTTTATAAATATTTTATTACTATAAAAATATGTACTGAATCGGGGGAAGATTTACATTTTTTGGTTTTCCATTCTCCCCTGATTGAGAGTATCCTTTTCAAAGTCATGCTTTGTGACCCCCTCCccaaatacaaaatatacaaaAGCATGTAGACAACTCCTCAAATTAGTGAAttcattgctgacaggtgtatcaaatcgagcacacagccatgcaatctccataaagaaacattggcagtagaatggccttactgaagagctcagtgactttcaacgtagcactgtcataggatgccacctttccaacaagtcagttggtcaaatctgccctgctagtgctgcccccggtcaactgtaagtgctgttattttgaagtggaaagtctaggagcaacaacagctcagccacaaagtggtaggcaacacaagctcacagaacaggaccaccgagtgctgaagcgcgtagagagtataaattgtctgtcctcggttgcaacactcactaccaagttccaaactgcctctggcagcaatgtcagcacaataactgtttgtcgggagcttcatgtaatggggttccatggccgagcagccgcacacaagcctaagatcaccatgcgcaatgccaagcgtcggctggagtggtgtaaatatCGCCACCATTGGACTATGGAGCAGTGAAAACGTGTTCTCTCAAttaatgaatcacgcttcaccatctggcagtccgatggatgaatctgggtttggtggataccaggagaacactacctgccccaatgcatagtgccaactgtaaaatttggtgaaggaggaataatggtctgaggctgtttttcatggtttgggctaggccccttagttccagtgacggGAGAGCTTAaccctacagcatacaattacattttagATTCTGTTCTTCCAACTTTGTTTTTCAGTTTTGGGAaagtcctttcctgtttcatgacaatgaccccgtgcacaaagcgaggtcaaacagaagtggtttgtcgagattggtgtggaagaacttgactggcctgcacagagcccctgaccttaaccccatcgaaCAACTTCAGGATGAATTTGAACGctgtctatcctcctgattcctgcttacaagtaaaaatgaaagcaggaaacATCTCCAAtaaaaaatcaaatctagaatcggctttctatttcgcaacaaagcctccttcactcacgccgccaaacttaccctagtaaaactgactatcctaccggccctcgacttcggcgatgtcatctacaaaatagcttccaacactttacttagcaaactggatgcaatctatcacagtgccatccgttttgttatcaaatcaccttataccacccaccactgcgacctgtatgctctagtcggctggccctcgctacatattcatcgccagacccactggctccaggtcatctataagtctatgctaggtaaagctccgccttatctcaatTCAGACTccagactccagccactctagtaATAgactgttacttttatttcttattcttatctgtattttttttaactgattttttggttaggggctcgtaagtaagcatttcactgtatggtctacacccgttgtattcggcgcatgtgactaataacatttgatttgagccgggcctaatcacccaacatcagtgaccgacctcactaatgatcttgaagttgaatggaagcaagtccctgcagaaatgttccaacatctagtggaaagccttaccagaagagtagaggctgttatagcagcaaagggaaaaccaattccatattaatgaccattattttggaatgagaagttcgacaagcaggtgtccacatacctttggtcatgtagtgtatatacagcaaattctgaaagtattcagacccctttactttttccacattgttacgttacagccttattctaaaaattatcacgttgtttttttcctcatcaatccacacaatactccataatgacaaagtgacaagaggttttttgaattttttgcaaatttaaTACAAATTccccacagatctggggaagggtaccaaagcatttctgcagcattgaaggtcccgaagaacacagtgacctccatcattcttaaatggaagaagtttggaaacaccaagactcttcctagagttggccggcttgccaaactgagcaatcgggggagaagggccttggtcagggaggttacaaagaacccgatggtcactctgacggaGATCTGGAGTTcttctatggagatgggagaatattccagaaggacaaccatctctgcagaaccaccaatcaggcctttatggaagtggccagacagaagcccctcattaaaggcacatgatagcccactttgagtttgccaaaatgaacctaaaggactctcagaccatgagaaacaagattatctggtctgatgaaaccaagattgaactctttggcctgaggaaaccttgcaccatccatacgatgaagcatgatggtggcagcatcatgctgtggggatgtttttcagcggcagggactgggagactagtcgggatcaagatgaacggagcaaagtacagagagatccttcatgaaaacctgccccagagcactcaacctcagactggggagaaggttcatcttccaagaGGACAACAATCATAAGTACacggccaagacaatgcaggagtggctttgggacaagtctttgaatgtccttgagtggcccagccagtgcccggacttgaactcgatcaaacatctctggagagatctgaaaatagctgtgcggcgACACTCCCCTTACAAGAATGGGATtaagtccccaaatacaggtgtgccaagcttgtagcatcatatccaagaagacttgaggttgtAATCAGTACCAAACATGCTTCAACAAACGTActgggtaaagggtctgaatacttatgtaaatgggaCGTTACAGTTTGTTGTGTAtatttttcatacatttgcaaaaatgtgaaaaaaactgtttttgctttgtttttATGGATATTTGTTTTCAGAGAGAGCgataaaacctttttttttacacaaaCCAAAAAGGTCCACACGTCATATAGCATATACCATCTTTATAGTCATGGCATGCTTGGTTCAATAGCTATTGACGAGAGAAACCGGAATATCCAATATAAAACACATTTTTACCTAGGTCTCTGACCTAGAGGTCCAGAATTTAAGTACTCAACCGGGGGATCACTGGATTAAGCCCCAGTCCATCTGTTCCAAGTTTGTGGTAGGCAAAAAAAAACTCGTGGTTAAAAAAAAGTGAAAGAAATTGAGCCGggaaaaatgtgattttaaatgtTTTAGTTGCGTTGTTTTCCATTCGCCTCTGAAAAACACGTGGCGCATGCTACACCAGAATTACATTTGTCAGTCGTTTTAAATTATTTTTGAATTTGAACAAATCTTGGCAAACTCAGTTGATCGAACTATGGCCAATAAATAGCATGCCATGCCATAATCAGTTGCAGATATCCACAGAGTAAAAAGCATCACTCTGACCAATCAGTGCCCTCCTCTGGGTGCAcagttgtttttttcttcttaatgtttttttcttcttaatgttttttttctttccccAAGACGACGGACAAGCAAGTTGAAATGGCTTTTGCCATATCTCCATGAATTAATGTTTTTgttgataaatatatatatttcaaggCTGAAAACTACACGAATGGAAACTTCGTAGTGGAAGGAATGTTACTGGTGTCTTGCAAAGATATAAAATGTACATTTTGCGCTTCTCTATTGCCATGATTCTTGGGCTTGTTTGGTATTTCTCGGACTGCGGACAGGTTGTGGCTCAAATAGTTTTGTGTTTACTATTTTGGCCATCAACCCCTAATTTCTTCATAAAGACCGGGCGGGAAAGCGGCACTCAAACATACGATGTGGCTGAAGACAACTCATTTCAGGTAATTTAAACCGTTATATACATTTCATACGATTGACTATTTGCAGTTGTTATTTTTCGTTTGTCTTAGAAATCATCATCGCAACAATGTAACGCTGGTCACGAGAATCAATGTAACATGGCGTGAGCCATGCACGTTACTTCTGTTTATAAAATGACACAATGAAACAAGCTTATGAatcatgtcattaataccaacaAACATTTTAATATTTCAACGGATTGTCAGTCTGTGATCTATTACAAATCGTTAGACCATGAACGATTACTGTTGTCTAGTAACTTAGTTGTGGTGTCAAGTGACACTAAACTTATGACAAAATTTTAATGACATCTTCTTGACATGGACCTCCTCATGCCCTATAAAGCTGGTGGAAAAATGCCCGTATTTTTGCAAGTGGACGGAAAATAAGCTGAGAGTTGAATATACACATTGGCAATGAAAGGAGTGCTAATGACAACAAGTGAGAAATAATGGTGTCTCTCGTGTTGTAGCCATACACAAAGGTGAAGCTCTATCTTCCATGCACATTACTCTTTGTAGTTTAGCTGGTTTCTTTCTGTGTACACATGCTATAGGGACTGGACTTGTGCCATCTTTCTACTTGGTTTAATCTACAAGGTAAGGAATGGATGATGTCAAAACACTATAATCCTTTCTGAATTGTTTTACAGGAAACACTAAAGGATGAACATTTAGGTTGTGGTGTGACTGATACAACAAGCACTAAAGCTAAAACATCACAGGAGACACAGTTTCCCCATGTGAAGAGGTCTCTTCAGCAAGGTGTGTAGTTGTGCTCAGCATGAGCTGAGGACCTTACAGAATTTGCCATTATAATGTAGAAAGTTTTTGTAAATCATCCTGTCAGGCTTTCTTCCAGGATGAAAGATTTGTAAAGAAGTGTCTGTTCTTAAGATCGGTTAGTAACAAGACAAGGACACATAACGGAGACATTTTGTGCCAAGATTCTGCCTTTTGTTTTAGTGACATATGGTCAGCCAAATGTAGGTCTGTATTCTGCGACAGTTGAGTAGGACAGCAAATGCGGCTGCAGACATCTGATGCTAAATGATCTGGGAGCTGCTTGGGTATCAAAGATGTTCGGGGAATAGGCATTCTACACCCTTTACAATGTGCTATGCTTTGGAATATGGAAAGTGGAGGTTTTACCAAGTTGTGGTTGTGCATGAAAGAGGAAATGGAACAATGTTGTTTGTATAAGGCATACTCAGTGGACTGTTTTCTGTCAGGAAGTTGTTTTGACAATCCTGCTAAAATGAACACAGCTCACTTCAAACTGCACAATATGTAAGTACAATAAGTAGCCTAGCTTATTGCTTACAATACTCAGGGCTCTTTTAAATGTAAGTTATTTTTGTCCAAGGCAGCTGTTTTGCTTTTGGGTTGATTTTGAATGTGTGTTCTCAGTGTTTGAGTGTGCCTACGCCCAGCTAGTCCTCCCCTGGTACTGCGTCCCTGAGCCCTGTGACAGTCAGCTCCTGCACGGGGTGCTGTGGCGGGAGTTTGACCAAGTCATTGATCAAGTCATCAGCAGAGGCAAAGACTTTGATGTCTGCTCAGCAAGTGTGGGCTGCATTCGCATCCTGACCCAGCACCTCCATAGTGCCAAACAGTCTGATAGGTAATACTGCTCTCCTGAAGTCACTTGTAGAATAGGTATTAAGTTGCCGTTCTCCAGCTATATCACTTGCCTATACTGTTGAATTGGTTTATGTATATTTTAATGTTTAGGATAAATCATTATCAAAGTTCTGAAATTCAACCTTTTTTATTGGGTGTAATGCATGTTTTTGATTTCATGTGACCAAGCTAGGGAACTGTATGTTTTCACATGTTGGAACAATGACCTGTATTTAGATGCTAGAATTGATTGCTAATATGTTTGTAATACTCTCCTAATGTAATTTATCTACATAGTAATACTCTATCATTAGTCCAAAAaggctatttttattgactttgtctctgtctgtttggctCTTTTTGTCTCAGAGAACCATTGTTCAGCTCTAGGGGAGAGGAGGTTGAAGTTCTAAGAGTGTTCTCTGAAGCACTGGTGCGAAACCTTTTCCCTCAGTCTCTATGGGGACTGGCAGTCAGCCACTGTGCCTTAAATGAGATTGTTGCCTTAAAAGGTAAACCCCACAACATAAGCCTATCAGTGCCTCAGTTTTCTCTCATTGCTCAACTTTTGAAAATAGAGAATAAATTAGCATTATACATTATCATTCCATCATGGATAGAGGTACTGCACATACTGTGCTACAACTAAAATAAGGGCTCTCCTTAGAGGAAAACTAAAACAGTGTGTTATCATCGAAACCTACTGATAATGGTTTGTGGCTCTGATCACAGGAGTCAGTGAAATGAGTTGAACCATTACTAAGCCATAAATGTAATTGTAAGGGATTTTACTGTTGTAGATAAAATATTAACTTCTATATTCTGCATCTGTAACTTTTATTGGATTAAATGAGCCTTGAAATGTATCACTTTTTTGTTGCCCGGAAGACATGGACAATGGTGGATACTGGAGGTGTCCATTAGTATAACAGTGAAACCAGTGGAAAGTGTCACAGTAATTATGAGACTAattgtatgttttttttcttccccctATGTATATTGAACATGGCTTTGTCCTACCATAATAGTTTACTCTGTATAGCCCTTCACATTGACTTTGTCATCCATGCCCTAAGTGCTGGACCTGCTGGTGCGGTGGCTATCAGACCCAGACAACCTCAACCAGCTGGTGGTGAGTCAGCTGGATGGAGTGACCCCCCAAGAGCTCTGTGGAAGAGCTGTGTGAGTCTAACTCTGACGGGGCCTCTCCAGCCGCCCTGGAGAGCCGGACC
This DNA window, taken from Oncorhynchus gorbuscha isolate QuinsamMale2020 ecotype Even-year linkage group LG13, OgorEven_v1.0, whole genome shotgun sequence, encodes the following:
- the slc25a5 gene encoding ADP/ATP translocase 2; translation: MNETVVSFAKDFLAGGISAAISKTAVAPIERIKLLLQVQHASKQITVDKQYKGIMDCVVRIPKEQGFLSFWRGNLANVIRYFPTQALNFAFKDKYKQIFLDGVDKKQFWRYFAGNLASGGAAGATSLCFVYPLDFARTRLAADVGKAGAGREFNGLGDCLKKIYKADGLKGLYQGFSVSVQGIIIYRASYFGVYDTAKGMLPDPKNASILVSWAIAQSVTAVAGLTSYPFDTVRRRMMMQSGRKGGDIMYTGTIDCWKKIAKDEGGKAFFKGAWSNVLRGMGGAFVLVLYDELKKVL